In Parus major isolate Abel chromosome 3, Parus_major1.1, whole genome shotgun sequence, the following are encoded in one genomic region:
- the MCFD2 gene encoding multiple coagulation factor deficiency protein 2 isoform X2 has product MAQRMFRTHLLFCFSMTAFFISVVAEEHVGESQHSNIRLDKNLVQDKEHIMEHLEGVIEKPESEMSPQELQLHYFKMHDYDGNNLLDGLELATAISHVHKEEGGEHTQAMKEEELISLIDDVLRDDDKNSDGYIDYAEFAKSLE; this is encoded by the exons ATGGCCCAAAGGATGTTCAGAACACATTTGCTATTCTGCTTTTCTATGACTGCATTCTTCATCTCTGTCGTAGCTGAGGAACATGTAGGAGAGAGTCAACATTCAAATATTCGCCTTGATAAGAATTTGGTACAAGATAAAGA acACATCATGGAACACTTGGAAGGTGTTATCGAGAAACCAGAATCTGAGATGTCTCCACAAGAGTTGCAGCTCCATTACTTCAAAATGCATGATTATGATGGCAATAATTTGCTAGATGGGTTAGAACTTGCTACTGCTATCTCACATGTCCACAAAGAG gaAGGTGGTGAGCATACCCAAGCAATGAAGGAAGAAGAGCTGATTAGTCTAATAGATGATGTCTTGAGAGATGATGACAAGAACAGTGATGGATACATTGACTATGCAGAATTTGCAAAATCTCTGGAATAA
- the MCFD2 gene encoding multiple coagulation factor deficiency protein 2 isoform X1, whose amino-acid sequence MEHLEGVIEKPESEMSPQELQLHYFKMHDYDGNNLLDGLELATAISHVHKEEGGEHTQAMKEEELISLIDDVLRDDDKNSDGYIDYAEFAKSLE is encoded by the exons ATGGAACACTTGGAAGGTGTTATCGAGAAACCAGAATCTGAGATGTCTCCACAAGAGTTGCAGCTCCATTACTTCAAAATGCATGATTATGATGGCAATAATTTGCTAGATGGGTTAGAACTTGCTACTGCTATCTCACATGTCCACAAAGAG gaAGGTGGTGAGCATACCCAAGCAATGAAGGAAGAAGAGCTGATTAGTCTAATAGATGATGTCTTGAGAGATGATGACAAGAACAGTGATGGATACATTGACTATGCAGAATTTGCAAAATCTCTGGAATAA